A region from the Chlamydiales bacterium genome encodes:
- a CDS encoding nucleotidyltransferase domain-containing protein: MNNKFDSEEAKNFLLAREEREKQQREEERTSVLPKVVAILEKEFKGSSVEVYLIGSILKPFGFSSRSDVDIVLKNYKDDRFDFWAKLERKLGRKVEIILFETCSFQEFVLKGGFKVV; encoded by the coding sequence ATGAACAACAAATTTGATAGCGAAGAAGCTAAGAACTTTCTTCTGGCCCGGGAAGAAAGAGAAAAACAGCAAAGAGAGGAAGAAAGAACTTCCGTGCTTCCGAAAGTGGTTGCGATCCTCGAAAAGGAGTTTAAGGGATCCTCTGTCGAAGTCTATTTAATTGGGTCTATCCTAAAACCTTTTGGGTTTTCGTCTAGGTCAGATGTCGATATTGTACTCAAAAACTACAAAGATGATCGTTTTGATTTCTGGGCTAAACTAGAGAGAAAACTAGGCAGAAAAGTGGAAATAATCCTCTTCGAGACGTGTTCATTTCAAGAGTTTGTTTTAAAGGGAGGTTTTAAGGTAGTCTAG
- a CDS encoding class I SAM-dependent methyltransferase, producing the protein MTSIVSERKASTSQSLEQQTVDLPSTSREKMVSLLVQARILQAPSDSTQLLPALKSDQSQVASITQLLAKFFGSASALPRHPRYLVADYLSDEEVDLLALYLNMPRAINFKDRVVLKEYFAPQFRAPDHLTKAGALAAGFYQTPKRLIAQPKYGSAFPMHPEILAYAMELARGETVLEIAGAAGENSAILAFSEAVRVYLNDICPEEIAEFEKIRKFLPLKAGKKLESIGGSCFDLLKLKPALANKVGLLLCRNVIHFFNGKLREEFFALLKKVLRPGARAIFTANAVYHDAQMREQLKRAPDVTSFCFEQGVITDRNHTTLELFYYGIESCSEDLVSHNFEGQVLYSRELGSKWQVDNEAFNKLDKALRPKIIKAFGEYRKALNEVPEGYVKAVRSWHALFSTRTLPELFRRHGFHVEFTFVTSQKGHLIHETSDEELFDLTERLTKEGSSDHAPQLVGVIVKYPDGT; encoded by the coding sequence ATGACTTCAATTGTAAGCGAAAGAAAGGCCTCTACCTCACAATCTCTCGAACAGCAAACGGTTGACCTACCTTCTACTTCCCGTGAAAAGATGGTCTCTCTGCTAGTTCAAGCACGGATTCTTCAAGCTCCTTCGGACAGCACTCAGCTTCTCCCCGCGTTAAAAAGTGACCAGAGTCAAGTCGCATCAATTACCCAGCTTCTTGCAAAGTTTTTTGGTAGCGCGAGCGCGCTTCCACGCCATCCTAGGTACCTTGTAGCAGACTACCTCTCCGATGAAGAGGTCGACCTTCTGGCTCTCTATCTAAACATGCCTCGGGCTATTAATTTTAAAGATAGGGTTGTTTTAAAGGAGTATTTTGCACCTCAGTTCAGGGCGCCAGATCACCTAACCAAGGCAGGAGCACTTGCAGCAGGGTTCTATCAGACTCCCAAGCGTTTAATCGCTCAGCCCAAATATGGCAGCGCATTTCCCATGCATCCCGAGATCCTCGCTTATGCAATGGAGCTTGCTAGAGGAGAGACTGTTCTCGAGATTGCAGGAGCAGCGGGGGAAAACAGCGCCATTTTGGCATTTTCGGAAGCAGTGCGCGTCTATTTAAATGATATCTGTCCTGAAGAGATTGCAGAGTTTGAAAAGATAAGAAAGTTTCTTCCTTTAAAAGCGGGTAAAAAATTGGAGTCGATCGGTGGAAGCTGCTTCGATCTATTGAAACTAAAACCTGCACTAGCAAACAAAGTGGGCCTTCTTCTCTGCAGAAACGTGATCCACTTTTTTAACGGCAAACTGAGAGAGGAGTTCTTTGCTCTGCTCAAAAAGGTTCTAAGGCCTGGTGCACGCGCCATATTTACTGCTAATGCGGTCTATCACGATGCGCAAATGAGAGAGCAATTAAAAAGAGCTCCAGATGTCACATCATTCTGCTTTGAGCAAGGCGTGATTACTGACAGGAATCATACCACCCTTGAGCTCTTCTATTATGGCATAGAGAGCTGTTCAGAGGATCTAGTTTCCCACAATTTTGAGGGTCAAGTGCTATACTCAAGAGAGTTGGGCTCGAAATGGCAAGTAGATAATGAGGCATTTAACAAGCTGGATAAAGCTCTTCGCCCCAAAATTATAAAAGCATTTGGAGAATACAGAAAGGCTCTTAATGAGGTTCCAGAAGGATACGTGAAAGCAGTAAGGAGTTGGCACGCTCTGTTCAGCACCAGAACTCTCCCTGAGCTTTTTAGACGTCACGGCTTTCATGTGGAGTTCACCTTTGTCACTTCACAGAAGGGGCATTTAATCCATGAAACTAGTGACGAAGAGCTCTTCGATCTAACAGAAAGGCTTACCAAGGAAGGGTCCTCAGACCATGCACCTCAGCTAGTTGGCGTCATCGTAAAATACCCCGACGGTACTTAA
- a CDS encoding GatB/YqeY domain-containing protein, which translates to MAIIDQINEGIKEAMRSRDQTRLNTMRMLKSKILAVDARAGLSDAEVVKLFKTYYGSLQEALEQAQGANRPDIADQLKSELVIIQEFLPKAPSPEETRKIVMQAIAESGAKSKKDLGLVMKAVRQLNSSVDGKLAKELADELLSD; encoded by the coding sequence ATGGCGATTATCGATCAGATTAACGAGGGCATCAAAGAGGCGATGAGAAGCCGAGATCAGACAAGGCTTAACACGATGCGTATGCTCAAATCAAAGATACTCGCAGTGGACGCCCGCGCAGGCCTCTCTGATGCTGAGGTGGTAAAGCTATTCAAAACGTATTACGGCAGCCTCCAAGAGGCTCTAGAGCAGGCTCAGGGAGCAAATCGCCCCGATATCGCAGATCAGCTAAAGAGCGAGCTCGTAATCATTCAAGAGTTCTTACCAAAAGCTCCCTCTCCTGAAGAGACTAGAAAAATTGTCATGCAGGCCATTGCCGAATCTGGAGCCAAGTCGAAAAAAGACCTTGGCCTTGTAATGAAAGCCGTTAGGCAGCTGAACAGCTCTGTCGATGGAAAGCTAGCCAAAGAGCTAGCAGACGAGCTTCTCTCTGACTAG
- a CDS encoding phosphatase PAP2 family protein: MVELSLESRFSLKENICVKVLEKFGDVGQYAIPAVIAGHALLTGSATEAIAMGVLGYVQKLEVFSIKHHFPRNRPEPYVFGKVSREDTESFPSSHTGGAFLGAGLACGLYGLTSPITVTTIALASLVGVSRCLSKKHWPTDVIGGAAIGSIHGLVAAGCRQLFFF, encoded by the coding sequence ATGGTCGAATTATCTTTAGAAAGTCGGTTTTCTTTAAAAGAAAATATTTGTGTTAAGGTTTTAGAAAAATTTGGGGATGTAGGGCAGTATGCTATTCCAGCAGTGATAGCAGGGCATGCTCTGCTTACAGGTAGCGCGACTGAAGCGATCGCAATGGGGGTGCTAGGCTACGTTCAAAAGTTGGAAGTGTTTTCAATAAAACACCATTTTCCTAGAAACCGCCCTGAACCTTATGTTTTCGGCAAGGTCAGTCGAGAAGATACTGAATCTTTTCCTTCTTCGCATACAGGTGGAGCGTTTTTGGGGGCTGGCTTAGCGTGCGGTCTATATGGTTTAACAAGCCCTATTACTGTAACAACAATTGCACTTGCATCCCTAGTGGGAGTAAGTCGTTGTCTGAGTAAGAAGCACTGGCCAACAGATGTAATAGGCGGAGCTGCTATAGGCAGCATTCATGGACTAGTCGCAGCTGGTTGTAGGCAGCTCTTCTTTTTTTGA
- a CDS encoding class I SAM-dependent methyltransferase has product MTSFVGERKASTSQSLEQQTVGLPSTSREKMISLLVEARLLQDPSNGPQLLPALKSDQEQVVSIVELLVEVFGRESMLTRHHRHLVADYLSDEEVDLLALYLNMPRAINFKDRNVLKEYFAPQCRAPAHLTSAGAIAAGIYEAPMRLIAQAKYGSAFSMHPEILAYAMQLARGETVLEIAGAAGENSAILAFSEAVRVYLNDICPEEIVEFEKTRKSLPSKVAKKLESIGGSCFDLLKLKPALAKKVGLVLCRNLIHFLNDEEQKEFFALLKKVLRPGARAIFTVNAIYHDAQMRNLSKSSPNATSFCLEQGVITDSKRGPVARFYYDVQSCSDDLVTKKLETQYLYQKELGSKWQVDNEAFNKLDTTLRPKILKAFEAHKDLLKQIPEGSVKVSKSWVRMYSTRTLSELLTRNGFHVEFIFVTSPSGHLVREASDDDLFDLTERLEKQRLLVHVPQLVGVIVRYPGSE; this is encoded by the coding sequence ATGACTTCATTTGTAGGCGAAAGAAAGGCCTCTACCTCACAATCTCTCGAACAGCAAACGGTTGGCCTACCCTCTACTTCCCGTGAAAAGATGATCTCTCTGCTCGTTGAAGCCAGACTCCTCCAGGATCCCTCAAACGGTCCCCAGCTTCTCCCCGCGTTAAAAAGCGATCAGGAGCAGGTAGTATCCATCGTTGAGCTTCTAGTAGAAGTTTTTGGTAGGGAGAGTATGCTCACGCGCCACCACAGGCACCTTGTTGCGGACTACCTCTCCGATGAAGAGGTCGACCTTCTAGCTCTCTATCTAAACATGCCTCGGGCTATTAACTTCAAAGATAGGAATGTTTTGAAAGAGTATTTCGCACCCCAGTGCAGAGCGCCAGCTCACCTAACCTCGGCAGGAGCAATTGCAGCAGGGATCTATGAGGCTCCCATGCGCTTAATTGCTCAGGCAAAGTATGGCAGCGCATTTTCTATGCACCCAGAGATCCTCGCTTATGCAATGCAGCTCGCTAGAGGAGAAACTGTTCTCGAGATTGCAGGGGCAGCAGGAGAAAACAGCGCTATTTTAGCATTTTCGGAAGCAGTGCGCGTCTATTTAAATGATATCTGCCCTGAAGAGATTGTCGAGTTTGAAAAGACGAGAAAGTCGCTTCCTTCAAAAGTGGCTAAAAAATTGGAGTCGATCGGCGGAAGCTGCTTCGATCTATTGAAACTTAAGCCTGCACTAGCAAAAAAAGTGGGCCTTGTTCTCTGTAGAAACCTCATCCACTTTTTAAACGATGAAGAACAAAAGGAGTTCTTCGCACTGCTTAAAAAGGTGCTAAGGCCAGGTGCACGCGCTATATTTACTGTTAATGCGATCTATCACGATGCGCAAATGAGAAACCTATCAAAGAGCTCTCCTAACGCCACATCTTTTTGTTTGGAGCAAGGCGTTATCACTGACAGCAAACGAGGCCCTGTTGCGCGCTTCTATTATGATGTACAGAGCTGCTCAGATGATCTAGTGACGAAAAAATTAGAGACTCAATACCTATATCAAAAAGAGTTAGGCTCGAAATGGCAAGTAGATAATGAGGCATTTAACAAGCTAGATACGACTCTTCGGCCTAAAATTCTAAAAGCATTCGAAGCACACAAAGATCTTCTCAAACAGATTCCTGAAGGAAGTGTGAAAGTTTCAAAGAGCTGGGTCCGTATGTACAGCACCAGAACGCTTTCTGAACTTCTTACACGCAACGGCTTTCATGTGGAGTTTATTTTTGTCACCTCACCGAGTGGACATCTAGTCCGTGAAGCTAGTGACGACGACCTCTTCGATCTAACAGAAAGGCTAGAGAAGCAAAGGTTGCTCGTCCATGTACCCCAGCTGGTCGGCGTAATCGTAAGATATCCTGGCAGCGAATAG